A single region of the Anser cygnoides isolate HZ-2024a breed goose unplaced genomic scaffold, Taihu_goose_T2T_genome scaffold_42_1, whole genome shotgun sequence genome encodes:
- the LOC136789195 gene encoding ubiquitin carboxyl-terminal hydrolase 42-like isoform X2, translating to MPGAMPPVPREVIMESLTASQLNSLSEEISVPGPPKSTENDEYLEQYQCDDRGDKEKPRRSNEHELISKENVFYIKESSETAITGRCQDTKDETKKTDKEHYPRKREHSPTEEKESQKDGHSSKRRCSRSVEVVKQKRHKQEYWEGSRYRSFHSERNSPDNGRRPVKYSKYRSRSRGRSEQDSTRYYHSKGERSWSRERYYQDEPRKWEKCRYYKDCYSPHAAGDSRERKFSHGDKDFDKLTQTYSSRSHKHYHYKSRWPHGSLLREEDVHHFSTPRADSHRCSVAQQHSGKHSRERHALPPVSAHLENCRQKKAKEGNRKRQYTHAEGSESEIERKRRKVEKELLGGENMKKYKKF from the exons ATGCCTGGAGCTATGCCTCCAGTCCCTCGAGAAGTCATCATGGAATCCCTCACAGCCAGCCAGTTGAACAGCTTGTCAGAGGAAATAAG tgtCCCGGGACCTCCGAAATCTACTGAGAATGATGAATACCTTGAACAGTACCAATGTGATGACCGTGGAGACAAGGAGAAACCAAGAAGATCAAATGAACATGaactgatttcaaaagaaaacgtTTTCTACATCAAAGAGTCTTCTGAGACTG CTATTACAGGTAGATGCCAAGATACAAAGGACGAGACTAAAAAAACTGACAAAGAGCATTACCCGAGAAAGAGGGAACATTCTCCtactgaagagaaggagagtCAAAAAGATGGTCATTCCAGCAAGAGAAGGTGCTCTCGGAGTGTGGAAGTTGTTAAGCAAAAGCGTCACAAGCAGGAGTATTGGGAGGGAAGCAGGTACAGATCTTTCCATAGTGAAAGGAACAGCCCTGATAATGGCAGAAGACcagtaaaatattcaaagtacaGATCTCGAAGCAGAGGAAGATCAGAACAAGATAGCACTAGATATTACCAttccaaaggggaaagaagtTGGAGCAGAGAAAGATACTATCAAGATGAACCAcggaaatgggaaaaatgtagATATTACAAGGATTGCTATTCACCTCATGCAGCAGGAGACAGTAGAGAGAGAAAGTTCTCTCACGGTGATAAAGACTTTGACAAATTGACTCAGACTTACTCCAGCAGGTCACATAAGCATTATCATTACAAAAGCAGATGGCCTCACGGTTCCCTCTTGAGAGAGGAAGATGTACATCACTTTAGCACACCCAGAGCAGACTCACATCGTTGCTCAGTAGCTCAGCAACATTCTGGAAAACATTCGCGTGAGAGACATGCACTTCCACCTGTGTCAGCTCATTTGGAGAACTGTCgccagaaaaaggcaaaagaaggaaacagaaaaagacaatataCTCATGCAGAAGGtagtgaaagtgaaatagaaaggaaacgcagaaaggtagaaaaggagcttttaggtggtgaaaacatgaaaaaatataagaagttctag
- the LOC136789195 gene encoding ubiquitin carboxyl-terminal hydrolase 42-like isoform X1, with amino-acid sequence MPGAMPPVPREVIMESLTASQLNSLSEEISVPGPPKSTENDEYLEQYQCDDRGDKEKPRRSNEHELISKENVFYIKESSETGEKLRQTSSLKSDTECSSKNLSSLAITGRCQDTKDETKKTDKEHYPRKREHSPTEEKESQKDGHSSKRRCSRSVEVVKQKRHKQEYWEGSRYRSFHSERNSPDNGRRPVKYSKYRSRSRGRSEQDSTRYYHSKGERSWSRERYYQDEPRKWEKCRYYKDCYSPHAAGDSRERKFSHGDKDFDKLTQTYSSRSHKHYHYKSRWPHGSLLREEDVHHFSTPRADSHRCSVAQQHSGKHSRERHALPPVSAHLENCRQKKAKEGNRKRQYTHAEGSESEIERKRRKVEKELLGGENMKKYKKF; translated from the exons ATGCCTGGAGCTATGCCTCCAGTCCCTCGAGAAGTCATCATGGAATCCCTCACAGCCAGCCAGTTGAACAGCTTGTCAGAGGAAATAAG tgtCCCGGGACCTCCGAAATCTACTGAGAATGATGAATACCTTGAACAGTACCAATGTGATGACCGTGGAGACAAGGAGAAACCAAGAAGATCAAATGAACATGaactgatttcaaaagaaaacgtTTTCTACATCAAAGAGTCTTCTGAGACTGGTGAGAAATTGCGGCAAACTTCCTCTCTAAAGTCTGACACTGAATGTAGTTCTAAAAACCTTTCCTCCTTAGCTATTACAGGTAGATGCCAAGATACAAAGGACGAGACTAAAAAAACTGACAAAGAGCATTACCCGAGAAAGAGGGAACATTCTCCtactgaagagaaggagagtCAAAAAGATGGTCATTCCAGCAAGAGAAGGTGCTCTCGGAGTGTGGAAGTTGTTAAGCAAAAGCGTCACAAGCAGGAGTATTGGGAGGGAAGCAGGTACAGATCTTTCCATAGTGAAAGGAACAGCCCTGATAATGGCAGAAGACcagtaaaatattcaaagtacaGATCTCGAAGCAGAGGAAGATCAGAACAAGATAGCACTAGATATTACCAttccaaaggggaaagaagtTGGAGCAGAGAAAGATACTATCAAGATGAACCAcggaaatgggaaaaatgtagATATTACAAGGATTGCTATTCACCTCATGCAGCAGGAGACAGTAGAGAGAGAAAGTTCTCTCACGGTGATAAAGACTTTGACAAATTGACTCAGACTTACTCCAGCAGGTCACATAAGCATTATCATTACAAAAGCAGATGGCCTCACGGTTCCCTCTTGAGAGAGGAAGATGTACATCACTTTAGCACACCCAGAGCAGACTCACATCGTTGCTCAGTAGCTCAGCAACATTCTGGAAAACATTCGCGTGAGAGACATGCACTTCCACCTGTGTCAGCTCATTTGGAGAACTGTCgccagaaaaaggcaaaagaaggaaacagaaaaagacaatataCTCATGCAGAAGGtagtgaaagtgaaatagaaaggaaacgcagaaaggtagaaaaggagcttttaggtggtgaaaacatgaaaaaatataagaagttctag